The nucleotide sequence GACCACTCATTAATTGCTCGTTAATTTCCAGAGATCTATATCAGCAAGAGCAAATTGGCTTCTTAGAGGTGCATCCTCATTCGTTACGCGAATGTATGCGCCTCTAGGATGCAGTTCTCTCGCTTTGACATTATCTCGAATATTGATATTCAGTAAATTCAATAAATTTTTGCGAAGCTGAATATCATTTACTGGACAGAGCAGCTCCACGCGTCGATTTAAGTTCCGCGTCATCCAGTCAGCACTTGAGATATATACCTCATCCGTCCCACCTGCGGCTACTGCAATAATTCTCGCATGCTCAAGATAACGGTCAACGATGCTTATGACGCGAATATTTTCACTTAGCTCTGGCACTCCAGGTCGGAGACAGCATACACCCCTTACGATTAATTCAATCTTCACCCCAGCCTGAGAAGCTTCATATAGCTTATCAATCATCGATTTGTTCGACAGCGAGTTCATCTTCGCAATGATTTGTGCAGGTAGACCCTTCCTCGCATTTGCTATCTCACGATCAATCAAGTCGAAAAGCATCGGCTTTAATCCAACCGGAGCAACGGCGAACATTCGCCAATCATGTGGGGTCGAGTAGCCTGTCATCTCATTAAACAAGGCAGACGCGTCGGCGCCAATATCAGGATCGCACGTAAAAATTCCCACATCCGTGTAGAGGCGAGCGGTATTCTCATTGTAATTCCCTGTGCCCACATGAACATAACGTCGCAGCGAACCTGACTCACGACGGACGACGAGTGTAATTTTCGCATGTGTCTTTAATCCAACTAATCCATACACAACGTGACAGCCCGCATTTTCCAACTGGCGCGCCCACGCGATATTGCGTTCTTCATCGAATCTCGCTTTAAGTTCAACGACGACCGTCACTTGCTTTCCTGACTCTGCGGCCCCCGTAAGCGCACGGATTAATACTGAATTTGCATTTACACGATACATTGTCATTTTTATTGCTAATACATCAGGGTCTGATGCTGCCTCGGTAATAAAATCATTCACAACTTCGAACGATTCATACGGATGATAGACGAGTACGTCTTTTTCCCGCACTACCGATAACATATCATCAGCTTCTTCAAATTCTTGCGGATAAACCGGCTCAATCTTGGGGTATCTCAAGTGCTCAAAACCCGGCAGCGAATTTGCAAATCTCGATAAGAAAGTAAGATCCAGCGGTCCATCGATCTCGACTAGATCATCGTCCTCTTGCATCTCAAGCTCTTCTTTCAACAATTCGAGCGCGTGCGGATGTATATTTTTCTCAACTTCCAGACGTACTGGTAATCCACGACGTCTCCGGCGCAGTTCCTTTTCGATTTCTTGCAGCAGGTCATCTGCACCCTCTTCATTCAGCGTCAAATCGGAATTACGCGTCACTCGGAAAGCGTGAACAACCTCCAATGTATAACCACTAAACAGCAAGCTGATATGTTCTTTAATGATCTCTTCTAATAAGACATACGTCATTCTACGAACATTTTTGCGACCAGGTACTTGTACAGCACGAGGTAAAATCGAAGGCACTTGTACTATGGCACAAACACGTTTTTCTATCGCATCCTCTGCAATACCTTCTGGTTGCAACACAACTGCCAGGTAGAGCTCCTTACTATGCACAAGCGGGAACGGGCGACTTACATCAACAGCCATTGGCGTGAGCACAGGGAAAATAATATCTAAAAAATAATCCTTCATTAACTGCTTCTGCTCATCATTCAGATCGCGGAAACTCGATATGAGGACACCTTCCTTGGAAATCTGACGAAGTAGCTCTCGATACACCTTATACTGCTGACGTACGATACGCAACGTTCGCTTCGTTAGCCGTTTAATGAGACCTTGAGGAGTATATCCCGTAAAATCTGTATTGGAATAGCCCACTTTGCGCTGTTCCTGCAATCCTGCAACCCGTACACTCACAAACTCATCCAAATTGCTCGACACGATGGATAGAAAAGAAAACCGTTCCAGTAGAGGCGTACTTACATCTTCTGCTTCTTCGAGCACACGACGATTGAACTCTACCCAGCTCAAATCACGATTGATGTACTTCTTCACACCTAACATCTTGCAGCCCCCAGTCATCGAAACAACACTTACACTTTACAACCCATATCTCTATATTATGTTTGTGAATTGTAAACCTGACGTTAACGAGGAATCAATTTTGTGTAAAATCAGCCACGATGAATTCCAATCGATCCTCGTTTTAGGAGACGTTCAAGCCAACGATAGAGGAACATTCGGTACAGTGGACGAGTCAGTGGAAACAGCATCGTCAGACCGATCACATCGGAAATAAATCCAGGAATGATGAGCAATATACCACCCACCCATACGCAGAGCCCATCGAACAAAGCAAAGCCCGGAGGTTCCCCCTCGCGAATTTTACGTTTGACCTCCTGCCATACACGACGTCCTTCTATCCGTACTAACCAATATCCGAGGCATACACCTAACAAAAGCAAGCCTAACACAGACCAGCCACCTAACCAACGTCCCATCTCGATGATGCCCCAAAGCTCCAATGCAGGAAAAGCAATTACAAGTAGGAGTGGCAAGTTTTGTATGAAACCCTTCTTCTTCACGCTGTTCATTCTAAATTCACCAACTCCTTCATTCGTGTAAACCATTCAGGAGCTTCGCGATCGAATCTAACTAGCTTCCATTCTCGGTTTACCCACACATGCTTCGTTTCCCCACCTACTAAAAGCTGACCCGGCGGTTCTTCACCGATAAAGCGCTGGTTTCCATCCTCGGTCAAGTTTCCAAGTATGACTCTCGACTTAAATTTGACTCGAATTCCATTAAATTCTGCCATTTGCGTGCAAATGGTCACCCAATCATCATATCGTGCGGGTTGTTTGAAAGAGGCTTGTGCGTCCGTAACCGGTAGCAATAAACCCCGCAGTTCCATCTCTTTATAGTCTACGCCGGCATGACGAACCCATTCCGTTCGTCCGATCTCAAACCAGTTCAAATAGTTTGCATGGTAGACTACGCCCATTTGATCCGTCTCTTGATAGCGTACTCGAAGCGGATGTAAAAACCATAACCCCATACGCCGACCTCCGTTGCTTCCATGGATACAGCAAAGACGGCACTGCGTGCCGTCATCGCCTTTAAACTATGATCATTACAAAACATTAAAGGACTTTAGCTTGACCAGAATAAATAACACCATGCTCTGCATATATCGTAATTTCTGTGTCATCCTTCAGCAATTCTAATGCATTCGATACACCAACGATGACCGGAATGCCTAAGTTAAGTCCAACAACAGCCGCATGACAAGTAATACCGCCACATTCTGTAATAACAGCTGCAGCCTTCTCGAATGCTGGCATATATTCTTTATCCGTAGAAGGTGCAACAA is from Candidatus Cohnella colombiensis and encodes:
- the ppk1 gene encoding polyphosphate kinase 1, which produces MLGVKKYINRDLSWVEFNRRVLEEAEDVSTPLLERFSFLSIVSSNLDEFVSVRVAGLQEQRKVGYSNTDFTGYTPQGLIKRLTKRTLRIVRQQYKVYRELLRQISKEGVLISSFRDLNDEQKQLMKDYFLDIIFPVLTPMAVDVSRPFPLVHSKELYLAVVLQPEGIAEDAIEKRVCAIVQVPSILPRAVQVPGRKNVRRMTYVLLEEIIKEHISLLFSGYTLEVVHAFRVTRNSDLTLNEEGADDLLQEIEKELRRRRRGLPVRLEVEKNIHPHALELLKEELEMQEDDDLVEIDGPLDLTFLSRFANSLPGFEHLRYPKIEPVYPQEFEEADDMLSVVREKDVLVYHPYESFEVVNDFITEAASDPDVLAIKMTMYRVNANSVLIRALTGAAESGKQVTVVVELKARFDEERNIAWARQLENAGCHVVYGLVGLKTHAKITLVVRRESGSLRRYVHVGTGNYNENTARLYTDVGIFTCDPDIGADASALFNEMTGYSTPHDWRMFAVAPVGLKPMLFDLIDREIANARKGLPAQIIAKMNSLSNKSMIDKLYEASQAGVKIELIVRGVCCLRPGVPELSENIRVISIVDRYLEHARIIAVAAGGTDEVYISSADWMTRNLNRRVELLCPVNDIQLRKNLLNLLNINIRDNVKARELHPRGAYIRVTNEDAPLRSQFALADIDLWKLTSN
- a CDS encoding thioesterase family protein, whose product is MGLWFLHPLRVRYQETDQMGVVYHANYLNWFEIGRTEWVRHAGVDYKEMELRGLLLPVTDAQASFKQPARYDDWVTICTQMAEFNGIRVKFKSRVILGNLTEDGNQRFIGEEPPGQLLVGGETKHVWVNREWKLVRFDREAPEWFTRMKELVNLE
- a CDS encoding FxsA family protein gives rise to the protein MNSVKKKGFIQNLPLLLVIAFPALELWGIIEMGRWLGGWSVLGLLLLGVCLGYWLVRIEGRRVWQEVKRKIREGEPPGFALFDGLCVWVGGILLIIPGFISDVIGLTMLFPLTRPLYRMFLYRWLERLLKRGSIGIHRG